In Apilactobacillus bombintestini, one genomic interval encodes:
- a CDS encoding diacylglycerol kinase, with protein sequence MQKRARIIYNPTSGREALKQKMIDILAVFEQAGYETSAYATTPEPNSAKNEAKRASLEGFDLIVAAGGDGTINEVINGIAPLEKRPKLAIIPAGTTNDFARALHIPREDPIEAAKIVLKNQTFKMDVGKAADKYFINIAGGGLLTELTYDVPSELKTIFGYLAYLVRGAELLPRIKPIDMDLEYDGGEFKGKASMFLLAMTNSIGGLERIVPDAKLDDGKFTMIIVKTSNIMEIVQLLAKVISGGRHINDSRIIYKKTNKLVANPVKDRMQINLDGEYGGDAPMTFVDLKQHIEMYANLDEMPTKSISYDAVKVEKKFIDKVDKLS encoded by the coding sequence ATGCAAAAAAGAGCACGCATAATATACAATCCAACATCAGGGCGAGAAGCTCTTAAACAAAAAATGATTGATATTCTTGCAGTATTTGAGCAAGCTGGTTATGAAACCAGTGCTTACGCAACCACTCCTGAACCTAATTCTGCTAAAAATGAAGCTAAAAGAGCTTCTTTAGAAGGGTTTGATTTAATAGTTGCTGCTGGTGGGGATGGTACTATTAACGAAGTAATTAATGGTATTGCTCCACTGGAAAAACGTCCTAAGTTAGCAATTATTCCTGCCGGTACCACTAATGATTTTGCTCGTGCTTTACACATTCCTAGAGAAGATCCTATTGAAGCTGCTAAAATAGTTTTGAAAAATCAAACCTTTAAGATGGATGTAGGTAAAGCCGCCGATAAATACTTTATTAATATAGCTGGTGGTGGTTTGTTAACCGAACTTACTTATGATGTTCCTTCAGAACTAAAGACTATTTTTGGTTATTTAGCATATTTAGTTCGTGGAGCAGAATTATTACCACGCATTAAACCCATTGATATGGATTTGGAATATGATGGTGGTGAGTTTAAAGGCAAAGCATCTATGTTCTTACTAGCAATGACTAACTCCATTGGTGGTTTGGAACGTATTGTTCCAGATGCTAAGTTGGATGATGGTAAATTTACCATGATTATTGTTAAAACTAGTAACATTATGGAAATAGTACAATTATTAGCTAAGGTAATTAGCGGAGGACGTCATATTAACGATTCACGTATTATCTATAAAAAGACTAATAAGTTAGTTGCTAATCCGGTAAAAGACAGAATGCAAATTAATCTAGACGGTGAATACGGTGGAGATGCTCCAATGACTTTCGTTGATTTGAAGCAACACATTGAAATGTATGCTAATCTAGATGAAATGCCTACAAAATCTATCAGTTATGATGCAGTAAAAGTAGAAAAGAAATTCATTGATAAAGTTGATAAATTATCTTAG
- a CDS encoding CamS family sex pheromone protein — protein MKKINILVLALLSALILVSCGSNGSGSKSSDTQLISQTNNNYYQGVIKKGHYVTSKSRGVSVQQNDNQLNLKGFENGLLSISKSQFPTDSYILQEGQYIDTSTAEKWLDRKSKDNPEGLNPAGKDTKEPMYLQQMDEQDFMEQSHGSLNIKGMTIGLGINSVYYYRKEAYGAVYQRKLDDKDVETQGKAIANQVLKRLRQRKDLKNIPIVIALYKQASNDSLVGGNFFASSVNDKGATSISNWKSLNIKNYVLPDQSNRDINSNDEDAFENFKNQVQKFFPNLSGVTAQAHYVNGNLRGMHINITTQFYGQSEVISFTQYVDAMAKKYLPNSIPIDIQVSSSEGIQSFLSRKTGNKDFYTHVFTSY, from the coding sequence TTGAAAAAAATTAATATTTTAGTACTAGCACTTTTAAGTGCATTAATATTAGTATCTTGTGGAAGTAATGGCAGTGGAAGCAAATCTTCTGATACACAATTAATTTCACAAACTAACAATAATTATTACCAAGGAGTAATAAAGAAGGGACATTACGTTACAAGTAAGTCTCGTGGAGTTTCTGTTCAACAAAATGATAACCAACTTAACCTAAAAGGTTTTGAAAATGGTTTGTTGAGTATTTCTAAATCACAATTCCCAACAGATAGTTACATTTTGCAAGAAGGTCAATACATTGATACTAGTACTGCAGAAAAATGGTTAGATCGTAAGAGCAAGGATAATCCTGAAGGACTAAACCCTGCTGGAAAAGATACCAAAGAACCTATGTATCTACAACAAATGGATGAACAAGACTTTATGGAACAAAGTCATGGTTCACTAAATATTAAAGGAATGACCATTGGTTTAGGAATTAACTCTGTATACTACTACCGTAAAGAAGCTTATGGAGCAGTTTACCAAAGAAAATTGGATGACAAAGATGTGGAAACACAAGGTAAAGCAATTGCTAACCAAGTACTAAAACGTTTAAGACAACGTAAAGATTTAAAGAATATCCCTATCGTTATCGCTTTATATAAACAAGCATCCAATGATAGTTTAGTAGGTGGTAATTTCTTTGCATCATCCGTTAATGATAAAGGTGCTACTTCTATTAGTAACTGGAAATCATTAAACATTAAGAATTATGTATTACCTGATCAATCTAACAGAGATATTAATAGTAACGATGAAGATGCATTTGAAAACTTTAAGAACCAAGTACAAAAGTTCTTCCCTAATTTAAGTGGGGTAACTGCACAAGCTCATTATGTAAATGGTAATCTTCGTGGTATGCACATTAATATCACCACTCAATTCTATGGACAAAGTGAAGTTATTAGTTTTACACAATACGTGGATGCTATGGCTAAGAAGTATTTACCAAACAGTATCCCTATAGATATTCAAGTAAGTTCTTCTGAAGGAATTCAAAGTTTCTTATCCAGAAAGACAGGAAACAAAGATTTCTATACTCACGTATTCACCAGTTACTAA
- the gatA gene encoding Asp-tRNA(Asn)/Glu-tRNA(Gln) amidotransferase subunit GatA, with translation MDFLGKDIFSVHESLVKGDITAEELTKQAIENAKKNDKNINAFISFDEENAIKQAQEIDKKGIDPDNVLSGIPVALKDNMLTKGVLTSAGSKMLSNFKPVIDGTAVEKMKEAGTINIGKTNMDEFAMGSSTETSYYGDTKNPWNLDKVPGGSSGGSASAVAAGDVLAALGSDTGGSIRQPAAFNGIVGMKPTYGRVSRWGLIAFASSFDQIGPMTRTVKDNAVVLNAISGKDEHDMTSSDKEVPDFTANIDKGVKGMKIALPKEYFGEGVDEDVKKAILSAADKYREMGATVEEVSLPNSKYGVAAYYIIAPSEASSNLQRYDGIRFGHRSKEAKNLEELYVKSRSEGFGDEVKRRIMLGTYSLSAGFFDAYFKKAAEVRTKIIEDFQKVFKDYDLILTPTTPTTAFGINEKKDPLTMYMNDVLTIPANMAGLPGMSVPAGFSNDLPIGMQLIGKPFDEQTIYQAAYAFEQNTDFHEKDPKMGGAE, from the coding sequence ATGGACTTTTTAGGAAAAGACATTTTTAGCGTTCATGAAAGTTTAGTAAAAGGTGACATCACTGCTGAAGAATTAACTAAGCAAGCAATTGAAAATGCTAAAAAGAATGATAAAAATATTAATGCTTTCATTTCTTTTGACGAAGAAAATGCTATTAAGCAAGCTCAAGAAATTGATAAAAAGGGAATTGATCCAGACAATGTATTGTCCGGAATTCCAGTTGCATTAAAAGATAACATGTTAACTAAGGGTGTATTAACATCTGCTGGTTCAAAAATGTTATCAAACTTTAAACCAGTTATTGATGGTACTGCTGTAGAAAAGATGAAAGAAGCAGGTACTATTAACATTGGTAAAACCAACATGGATGAATTTGCCATGGGAAGTTCTACTGAAACTTCATACTATGGTGATACTAAGAACCCTTGGAATTTAGATAAAGTTCCTGGTGGATCATCTGGTGGTTCAGCTTCTGCTGTTGCTGCAGGGGATGTGTTAGCTGCACTAGGTTCAGATACTGGTGGTTCTATCAGACAACCAGCTGCCTTTAACGGTATCGTAGGTATGAAACCAACTTATGGTCGTGTATCTAGATGGGGATTAATTGCCTTTGCATCTAGTTTTGACCAAATTGGTCCTATGACTAGAACTGTAAAAGACAATGCGGTCGTATTAAATGCTATTTCTGGTAAAGATGAACATGATATGACTAGTTCAGACAAAGAAGTTCCTGACTTTACTGCTAACATCGACAAAGGTGTTAAAGGTATGAAGATTGCTTTACCAAAAGAATACTTTGGTGAAGGTGTAGATGAAGACGTTAAGAAAGCTATCTTAAGTGCTGCTGATAAGTATCGTGAAATGGGAGCAACTGTTGAAGAAGTTTCTCTTCCAAACAGTAAATACGGTGTAGCTGCATACTACATTATTGCTCCATCCGAAGCTTCATCTAACTTACAAAGATATGATGGAATTCGTTTCGGTCACCGTTCTAAGGAAGCTAAGAACCTAGAAGAACTATATGTTAAGAGTCGTTCTGAAGGATTTGGGGATGAAGTTAAGCGCCGTATCATGTTAGGTACTTACTCATTATCTGCTGGATTCTTCGATGCTTACTTTAAGAAGGCTGCTGAAGTTAGAACTAAGATTATTGAAGATTTCCAAAAGGTATTTAAAGACTATGATCTTATTTTGACTCCAACTACACCAACTACAGCATTTGGTATTAATGAAAAGAAAGATCCATTAACTATGTACATGAATGATGTTTTGACTATTCCAGCTAACATGGCAGGTCTACCTGGTATGTCAGTACCAGCTGGTTTCTCAAACGATTTACCAATTGGTATGCAATTAATTGGTAAGCCATTTGATGAACAAACTATTTACCAAGCTGCTTATGCATTCGAACAAAACACTGATTTTCATGAAAAAGATCCAAAGATGGGGGGAGCAGAATAA
- the gatC gene encoding Asp-tRNA(Asn)/Glu-tRNA(Gln) amidotransferase subunit GatC, producing the protein MSEKISKETVSHVASLAKLELTDEQLPYFTDQLGSIMEIFDSLNEVDTKNVEPTFSVTDQINVMRDDVADNWGQSDALLKNAPDVADNLVRTPTIINESED; encoded by the coding sequence ATGTCTGAAAAAATTAGTAAGGAGACAGTAAGCCATGTTGCTTCATTGGCTAAACTAGAATTAACTGACGAACAACTTCCATATTTTACTGACCAATTAGGTAGTATCATGGAAATTTTTGATTCCTTAAATGAAGTTGATACTAAAAACGTTGAACCAACTTTCAGCGTTACTGATCAAATTAATGTCATGAGAGATGACGTTGCTGATAATTGGGGACAAAGCGATGCATTATTGAAGAATGCTCCGGATGTTGCTGATAATCTTGTTAGAACACCAACAATCATTAATGAAAGCGAGGATTAA
- the gatB gene encoding Asp-tRNA(Asn)/Glu-tRNA(Gln) amidotransferase subunit GatB, protein MNFETTIGLEVHVELKTNSKIFSPSPVAYGAESNVNTNVIDWGYPGVLPTTNKGVVKSGIMAALALHAQVEKHPHFDRKNYFYPDNPKAYQITQQEKPDAHDGWIEIEVDGKKKKIGIEEMHIEEDAGKNTHGPKHSYVDLNRQGTPLIEIVSKPDIASPDEAYAYLEALRQRILFTGISDVKMEEGSMRVDVNVSVRPYGQKKFGTKVELKNLNSFNYVRKGLAYEEKRQQQVIMAGGKIEQETRRFDENTGKTILMRVKAGADDYRYFPEPDLPSLNITDSWIKEIDDEMPEMPGSRRDRYVNEYGLKEYDAMVLTQTKEMSDFFDEMMKLGADPKMASNYLQVNVNGYLNDEQKDLSETEITPENLATMIKLIQDGTISSKMAKKVFKAITQGKEPKKFVNDNGMVQLSDPAKLQPIIDEVLENNPQSIEDYHNGKDRAIGYLVGQIMKQTRGKANPQVVNKLLMSSINK, encoded by the coding sequence ATGAACTTTGAAACTACTATTGGACTAGAAGTCCACGTTGAATTAAAGACTAATTCTAAAATCTTTAGTCCTTCTCCAGTTGCTTATGGTGCAGAATCTAACGTTAATACAAACGTTATTGATTGGGGATATCCTGGTGTTTTACCTACTACTAATAAAGGGGTAGTTAAATCAGGTATTATGGCTGCTTTAGCACTACATGCTCAAGTTGAAAAACATCCTCATTTTGATCGTAAGAATTACTTCTACCCAGATAATCCTAAAGCTTACCAAATTACTCAACAAGAAAAACCAGATGCACATGATGGTTGGATTGAAATTGAAGTAGACGGTAAGAAGAAAAAGATTGGTATCGAAGAAATGCACATTGAAGAAGATGCTGGTAAGAATACCCACGGACCTAAGCATTCATATGTGGATTTAAACCGTCAAGGTACTCCATTAATTGAAATTGTTTCTAAGCCAGATATTGCTTCACCTGATGAAGCATATGCTTACCTAGAAGCATTACGTCAAAGAATCCTATTTACTGGAATTTCTGACGTTAAGATGGAAGAAGGTTCTATGCGTGTGGACGTTAACGTTTCAGTACGCCCTTACGGACAAAAAAAATTCGGTACTAAGGTCGAATTAAAGAACTTAAACTCATTTAACTATGTAAGAAAAGGTCTAGCTTACGAAGAAAAACGTCAACAACAAGTAATTATGGCTGGCGGAAAGATTGAACAAGAAACTAGACGTTTCGATGAAAACACTGGTAAGACTATTTTAATGCGTGTCAAAGCCGGTGCAGATGATTACAGATACTTCCCAGAACCAGATTTACCATCATTAAATATTACTGATTCATGGATTAAAGAAATCGATGATGAAATGCCTGAAATGCCAGGAAGTCGTCGTGATCGTTATGTAAATGAATACGGTCTAAAAGAATATGATGCTATGGTTCTAACTCAAACCAAGGAAATGTCTGACTTCTTTGATGAAATGATGAAGTTAGGTGCTGATCCTAAGATGGCATCAAACTACCTACAAGTTAACGTTAATGGTTACTTGAATGATGAACAAAAAGACTTATCCGAAACAGAAATTACTCCAGAAAACTTAGCTACCATGATTAAGTTAATCCAAGATGGTACTATTTCCAGTAAGATGGCTAAGAAAGTCTTCAAGGCTATTACTCAAGGTAAAGAACCTAAGAAGTTTGTTAACGACAACGGTATGGTTCAATTATCTGATCCAGCTAAATTACAACCAATTATCGATGAAGTATTAGAAAATAATCCACAATCTATCGAAGATTACCACAACGGTAAAGATCGTGCTATTGGATATCTAGTTGGACAAATTATGAAGCAAACTCGTGGTAAGGCTAACCCACAAGTGGTAAACAAATTATTAATGAGTTCTATTAATAAATAA
- the pcrA gene encoding DNA helicase PcrA, whose translation MPENDVIAGMNDKQKEAVLCTEGPLLIMAGAGSGKTRVLTHRIAYLIEEKHVLPWNILAITFTNKAAREMKERVSKLLEVGGEDVWISTFHALCVRILRRHIDKIGFNRAFTIAGSSEQRTLVKRILKDFDIDPKKNDPRSILSAISNAKNDLKTPYEFSESIDHNSPFEETVAKVYEEYQKRLHGNEALDFDDLIMLTIQLFNESKETLEYYQNKFKYIHVDEYQDTNEAQYKLVTMLAEKYRNICVVGDADQSIYGWRGANMNNILNFQSDYKDAHTTLLEQNYRSTKNILNAANDVIKNNVTRKEKRLWTENETGDKISYYRGQSEIDEARFAAGQIKKIIEEQNYSYGDFAILYRTNAQSRIIEETLLKSNIPYTIVGGHKFYDRKEIQDVLAYLTFVANPSDSMSLERVINEPKRGIGASSVEKLRVFAQENNWSMLEATKNIELNTTLTTRARTSIGKFGKVMSKIQKIAEDASVTDITQHVLDDTGYLDALKKSNSLESKARIENIEEFISVTQQFDNNRTEEESNNEDSEPITDFLADLALVSAQDDVEDNSPQVTLMTLHAAKGLEFPVVFLMGMEEGIFPLGRSMENEKELEEERRLAYVGITRAQKRLFITNAFSRMLYGRRQTNPESRFVNEISPELIKSENDFSKASSVKTPFDSNRSMRNSRFATQRAYKQPAKKVQAPTGTGADKKSWTIGDKVQHKAWGTGTVVKVTGEGEDMELDIAFPDKGLKRLLAAFAPIQKVQ comes from the coding sequence GTGCCAGAAAATGATGTAATTGCAGGAATGAATGATAAACAAAAAGAAGCAGTATTATGCACTGAAGGTCCTCTATTGATAATGGCCGGTGCTGGTAGTGGTAAAACTAGAGTTTTAACACACCGTATTGCTTATTTAATTGAAGAAAAACATGTATTACCATGGAATATTTTAGCGATTACTTTTACTAATAAAGCAGCTCGCGAAATGAAAGAACGTGTATCTAAACTACTTGAAGTAGGTGGAGAAGACGTTTGGATTTCTACATTCCATGCTTTATGTGTTCGAATTTTAAGAAGACATATTGATAAAATTGGTTTTAATCGTGCTTTTACTATTGCTGGAAGCAGTGAACAAAGAACTTTAGTCAAAAGAATTCTAAAAGATTTTGATATTGATCCTAAAAAGAACGACCCACGTTCTATTTTATCTGCAATATCTAATGCTAAAAATGATTTAAAGACTCCTTATGAATTTAGTGAAAGCATTGATCATAACAGTCCGTTTGAAGAAACCGTTGCTAAAGTTTATGAAGAATATCAAAAGCGTTTGCACGGTAATGAAGCATTGGATTTTGATGATTTAATTATGTTGACTATTCAACTATTCAACGAATCTAAGGAAACCCTAGAATATTACCAAAACAAATTTAAATATATTCACGTTGATGAATACCAAGATACTAATGAAGCCCAATACAAATTAGTTACTATGTTGGCTGAAAAATACCGTAATATCTGTGTAGTAGGGGATGCTGACCAAAGTATTTATGGTTGGCGTGGAGCTAATATGAATAACATTTTGAACTTCCAAAGTGATTATAAAGATGCTCATACTACTTTGTTGGAACAAAACTATCGTTCTACTAAAAACATTTTAAATGCAGCTAACGATGTTATTAAAAACAACGTTACTAGAAAAGAAAAGCGTTTATGGACTGAAAATGAAACCGGAGATAAGATTTCATACTACCGTGGACAAAGTGAAATTGACGAAGCTAGATTTGCTGCGGGTCAAATTAAAAAGATTATCGAAGAACAAAATTATTCATACGGTGATTTTGCTATTTTGTATCGTACTAATGCACAATCACGTATCATTGAAGAAACTTTGTTAAAATCTAATATTCCTTACACAATCGTGGGTGGACACAAGTTCTACGATCGTAAAGAAATTCAAGATGTTTTAGCATACTTAACCTTTGTAGCTAACCCAAGTGATTCCATGAGTTTAGAAAGAGTTATTAACGAACCTAAACGTGGAATTGGTGCATCTAGTGTGGAAAAATTACGAGTATTTGCACAAGAAAATAATTGGTCCATGCTAGAAGCAACTAAGAATATAGAATTAAATACTACTTTAACTACTAGAGCTAGAACTTCTATTGGTAAGTTCGGTAAAGTTATGAGTAAGATTCAAAAGATTGCTGAAGATGCTAGTGTAACTGACATTACTCAACACGTGTTAGATGACACTGGTTATTTAGATGCTCTAAAGAAATCAAATTCCTTAGAATCTAAAGCAAGAATTGAAAATATTGAAGAATTTATTTCTGTTACTCAACAATTTGATAACAACCGCACTGAAGAAGAAAGTAACAATGAAGATAGTGAACCTATCACTGACTTCTTAGCTGACTTAGCATTAGTATCAGCACAAGATGATGTGGAAGATAATTCACCACAAGTTACTTTAATGACTCTTCATGCCGCTAAAGGTTTGGAATTCCCAGTGGTATTTCTAATGGGTATGGAAGAAGGAATCTTCCCATTAGGTAGATCCATGGAAAACGAAAAGGAATTAGAAGAAGAACGTCGTTTAGCATATGTTGGAATTACTCGTGCTCAAAAGCGTTTATTCATTACTAATGCCTTTTCTAGAATGTTATATGGTCGTCGTCAAACTAACCCTGAATCCAGATTTGTTAATGAAATTTCTCCTGAATTAATTAAATCTGAAAATGATTTCTCTAAGGCTAGTTCAGTTAAGACACCATTTGATTCCAATCGTTCAATGCGTAACAGTCGTTTTGCTACACAACGTGCTTACAAACAACCTGCTAAGAAGGTGCAAGCACCAACTGGAACTGGTGCAGACAAGAAGAGTTGGACTATTGGTGATAAAGTGCAACATAAAGCTTGGGGAACTGGTACTGTAGTTAAGGTAACCGGTGAAGGTGAAGATATGGAATTAGATATTGCCTTCCCAGATAAAGGACTTAAGCGACTATTAGCCGCATTTGCACCTATTCAAAAAGTCCAATAG
- the ligA gene encoding NAD-dependent DNA ligase LigA yields the protein MTNEDTQEEYNRLKDQLKVWSRQYYNEDNPSVEDSVYDKNYRRLQELEAAHPDWVTNDSPTQNVGGQTLPGFDKVRHNIPMLSLGDVFSEEELHDFIQRLDNNYPQIKEYNCELKIDGLAISLRYENGILVQGSTRGNGSIGEDITNNLKTIESIPQKLTKPINIEVRGECYMPKESFARLNEQREKNGEDVFANPRNAAAGSLRQLDPKVTASRKLSTFMYNVADYDDLETNSQSGLLEELKDLGFTINPTYRVVNNMNDVHDYIQHYTEIRDSLSYGIDGIVIKENNLSLQQEIGTTVKVPKWAIAFKFPPEEVETKLLDIEWTVGRTGVVTPTAIMNEVQLAGTKVSKASLHNPDYLMEKGVRIGDTVKLHKAGDIIPEISEYIADKRDPESKEYVIPTKCPSCGADLVHLDDEVALRCINPKCPAQLTEQINHFASRNAMNIDGLGPKIVQQLFDKQMLDDVSSLYRLTAEQLETLDKFGSKSAANLMSAIDNSRSNSMERLLFGLGIRHVGAKAARIISEHFGSVDALMQASSDEISEINSMGQTIADSIVTYFDNPEAQKLISELKDLGINMQYRGSRVNSADLQDSPFNNKTIVLTGKLSEMTRPKATEWLENHGAKVTGSVSKNTDILIAGEDAGSKLTKAQKLNVDVWSEQHFIEVANDTE from the coding sequence TTGACTAACGAGGATACGCAAGAAGAATATAATCGCCTTAAAGATCAACTAAAGGTTTGGAGTCGTCAATACTACAACGAAGATAATCCTAGTGTTGAAGATAGTGTTTACGATAAAAACTATCGTAGATTACAAGAATTAGAAGCTGCTCATCCAGATTGGGTTACTAATGATTCACCAACACAAAACGTGGGAGGTCAAACTCTACCAGGATTTGATAAAGTTAGACACAACATTCCAATGCTATCTTTAGGGGATGTATTTTCTGAAGAAGAATTACATGACTTTATTCAAAGATTGGATAATAATTATCCACAAATCAAAGAATATAATTGTGAATTAAAAATTGATGGTTTAGCCATTTCTCTAAGATATGAAAATGGAATATTGGTTCAAGGATCCACTCGTGGTAATGGATCTATTGGTGAAGATATTACTAACAATTTAAAGACCATTGAATCTATTCCACAAAAACTAACTAAGCCTATTAACATTGAAGTTCGTGGTGAATGTTATATGCCTAAAGAATCATTTGCTAGATTAAACGAACAACGTGAAAAAAATGGTGAAGATGTTTTTGCTAATCCACGAAATGCGGCAGCGGGAAGTTTACGTCAATTAGATCCTAAGGTAACTGCTAGTCGTAAATTAAGTACATTTATGTATAACGTTGCTGATTATGATGATTTAGAAACTAATTCACAATCAGGATTATTGGAAGAATTAAAAGACTTAGGCTTTACTATTAATCCCACATACCGTGTGGTTAATAATATGAACGATGTTCATGATTATATTCAACACTATACTGAAATTAGAGATAGTTTGAGTTATGGAATTGATGGTATCGTAATTAAGGAAAACAACTTAAGTTTGCAACAAGAAATTGGTACTACAGTTAAGGTACCTAAATGGGCCATTGCTTTTAAGTTCCCACCAGAAGAAGTAGAAACTAAACTATTGGACATAGAATGGACCGTGGGACGTACAGGAGTAGTTACACCTACTGCAATTATGAATGAGGTACAATTAGCTGGAACCAAAGTATCTAAAGCATCTTTGCATAACCCTGACTATTTGATGGAAAAGGGTGTACGTATTGGTGACACAGTTAAGCTACACAAAGCAGGAGACATTATTCCAGAAATTTCTGAATACATCGCTGATAAACGTGATCCAGAAAGTAAAGAATATGTAATTCCTACTAAGTGTCCTTCCTGTGGTGCAGATTTAGTTCACTTGGACGATGAAGTAGCCCTAAGATGTATTAATCCTAAATGTCCTGCTCAACTAACAGAACAAATTAATCACTTTGCTTCACGAAATGCTATGAATATTGATGGATTAGGTCCAAAAATTGTTCAACAACTATTTGATAAACAAATGCTAGATGATGTATCTAGTTTGTATCGTTTAACTGCTGAACAATTGGAAACTTTGGATAAATTCGGTAGCAAGTCAGCTGCTAATTTGATGTCAGCAATTGACAATAGTCGTAGTAATTCTATGGAACGATTATTATTCGGGCTAGGTATTCGCCATGTAGGTGCTAAAGCTGCTAGAATTATATCGGAACACTTTGGTAGTGTTGATGCTTTAATGCAAGCTAGCTCCGATGAAATATCAGAAATTAATTCAATGGGACAAACTATTGCCGATAGTATCGTCACATATTTTGATAATCCAGAAGCGCAAAAATTGATTTCTGAATTGAAAGATTTAGGAATTAATATGCAATATCGTGGTAGTCGTGTTAATAGTGCTGATTTACAAGATTCACCATTTAACAATAAAACCATTGTATTGACTGGTAAATTATCAGAAATGACTAGACCTAAGGCTACTGAATGGTTAGAAAATCATGGTGCTAAGGTTACCGGAAGCGTTTCTAAGAATACTGATATTTTAATTGCCGGAGAAGATGCAGGAAGTAAGTTAACTAAAGCACAAAAGTTGAATGTAGATGTTTGGTCAGAACAACACTTCATTGAAGTGGCTAATGATACTGAATAA